The proteins below come from a single Deltaproteobacteria bacterium genomic window:
- a CDS encoding YezD family protein, with amino-acid sequence MSDLSIEQRPSDENYTAHALARVRDALTGLRYGEVTVIVQDGVIVQVERTEKLRLKKTGC; translated from the coding sequence ATGTCCGACCTTTCCATCGAACAGCGTCCGAGTGATGAGAACTACACCGCGCACGCGCTCGCTCGCGTGCGCGACGCGCTGACCGGCCTGCGCTACGGCGAGGTCACCGTGATCGTCCAGGACGGCGTCATCGTGCAAGTGGAACGGACGGAGAAATTGCGACTGAAGAAGACAGGTTGTTAG
- a CDS encoding helix-turn-helix domain containing protein produces the protein MVSVLLGSREKEAWTIAIATAGNKRREEGTMPRHEVSDRLIERSVGAFERQTTGVSPSRVPHAAEELGATLLPQLRLVLSAAERADLERLAQHRPTGSARRAGLILARADGETLNVIALRFDVHPDTVRRWLARFDQHGLAGLRHRGSGKSRNLVFGAQTRAEIRHRANIDPTQLGEAFPVWSLFKLRDHLIRHGVVRTISHETLRRVLLTEPLSRRYWRFRRSRDGRA, from the coding sequence GTGGTGTCGGTCTTGCTCGGCTCCCGGGAGAAGGAGGCTTGGACCATCGCGATTGCAACTGCTGGGAATAAGCGACGGGAGGAGGGAACGATGCCAAGGCATGAGGTAAGCGACCGATTGATTGAACGGAGCGTAGGCGCCTTTGAACGACAGACCACGGGAGTGTCGCCATCAAGAGTCCCGCACGCGGCGGAAGAGTTGGGCGCAACCCTGCTTCCACAGCTCAGACTTGTACTCTCGGCTGCCGAGCGCGCCGATCTCGAGCGCCTGGCACAACATCGTCCGACCGGATCTGCACGCCGAGCCGGTCTCATTCTGGCCCGGGCCGATGGCGAGACACTGAACGTCATCGCCCTCCGCTTTGATGTGCACCCGGACACGGTGCGGCGTTGGCTCGCGCGGTTCGATCAGCACGGCCTCGCCGGACTGCGCCATCGGGGCTCCGGCAAATCGCGCAATCTCGTCTTTGGCGCGCAGACCCGGGCGGAGATCCGCCATCGTGCGAACATCGATCCGACTCAGCTGGGCGAGGCATTCCCGGTGTGGTCGCTGTTCAAGCTGCGCGACCATCTCATCCGACACGGCGTGGTACGCACCATCAGCCACGAAACGCTGCGGCGAGTCTTGCTTACCGAACCATTATCGCGTCGCTACTGGCGCTTTCGCAGAAGCCGCGATGGCCGGGCATAG
- the cysT gene encoding sulfate ABC transporter permease subunit CysT: MIDVNRRVLPGFQLSLGYTLFYLSALVLIPLTACFLKAASLSLDQIWAAVWTPRARAAYTLTVGASLIAAAANAVLGMLVAWVLVRYEFPFKRVVDALVDFPFALPTAVAGLVYSSLYVKSGWLGQFLVPLGIEGAYSRFAIVLVLIFIGLPFVVRTVQPILEDFEAELEEAAACLGATRVQTFVRVIAPTLFPAIVTGFALAFARGLGEYGSVVFVSGNMPYKTEIAPVLIVAALEEFRYPEAAAIAIVLLTISLTMLVLINMLERWSKRNVA; the protein is encoded by the coding sequence ATGATCGACGTCAATCGGCGCGTCTTGCCAGGGTTTCAATTGAGCCTCGGGTACACCCTCTTCTACCTCAGCGCACTCGTACTGATCCCACTGACGGCGTGCTTTCTCAAGGCCGCGTCGTTGTCGCTGGATCAGATTTGGGCGGCGGTGTGGACGCCGCGGGCCCGCGCCGCCTACACGCTCACCGTCGGTGCGTCGCTGATCGCCGCCGCCGCGAACGCTGTACTCGGAATGTTGGTGGCGTGGGTGCTGGTGCGCTACGAGTTCCCCTTCAAGCGCGTCGTCGACGCCCTGGTGGATTTTCCGTTCGCCCTTCCCACTGCCGTTGCCGGCTTGGTCTACTCCAGCTTGTACGTGAAAAGCGGTTGGCTCGGCCAATTCCTCGTGCCGCTCGGCATTGAGGGAGCGTACTCGAGATTTGCCATCGTGCTGGTGTTGATCTTCATCGGGTTGCCGTTCGTTGTCCGCACCGTGCAGCCGATCTTGGAAGATTTCGAGGCGGAGCTGGAGGAAGCGGCGGCATGCTTGGGCGCGACGCGCGTGCAAACCTTTGTCCGCGTCATTGCGCCTACACTCTTTCCGGCGATCGTGACCGGCTTCGCCCTCGCCTTTGCGCGCGGGCTCGGCGAGTACGGCTCGGTGGTCTTCGTGTCGGGCAACATGCCGTACAAGACCGAGATCGCCCCGGTCTTGATCGTGGCGGCGCTGGAGGAGTTCCGTTACCCCGAAGCCGCGGCAATCGCCATCGTCCTGCTGACGATCTCACTGACCATGTTGGTACTGATCAACATGCTGGAGCGCTGGAGCAAGAGAAATGTCGCTTGA
- a CDS encoding heavy metal translocating P-type ATPase, which produces MHKPSLPDDAVAIDPVCGMKVNRVAPKGGTHEHAGQTYYFCNPRCREKFGSDPAKYLAPVPASPPTPKSEGQGGVYTCPMHPEVRQTGPGTCPDCGMALEPIDVTAEETSPELADMTRRFWVCVVLAVPVFCLAMSEMVPALPVVHTLSPRLLTWIQLLLATPVVLWGGRPFFERGWTSIVTRRPNMFTLIAIGTGTAYAFSVVATVAPNIFPAAFRGHGGTIAVYFESAAVIVTLVLLGQVLELRARSQTNSAIRALLTLTPETARVVRFDGTEEDIAIDAVLVGDQLRVRPGEKIPVDGVVVSGVSAIDESMITGESIPVEKRAGDRVIGATLNSTGAFIMRAERVGGETLLAQIVRMVGDAQRSRAPIQRLADTVSGYFVPAVVISAAITFIVWATIGPDPRMAYALVNAVAVLIIACPCALGLATPMSIMVATGRGARAGVLIKTAEALEIFERVDTLVVDKTGTLTEGRPKLLSVIAVNGWDEGELLHLAASLERNSEHPLASAIVGGAAQRQLLLADAMDFRSVTGQGVTGLVENHRVALGNAQLFAALQIDLGALASLAEDLQRSAQTAMFVAIDDRVVGLLGVADPVKASTPEAIRQLQGDGVRIVMLSGDNRTTAEAVARQLGIDEVEAEVLPAQKAEIVKRAQAAGHIVAMAGDGINDAPALAQAHVGIAMGTGTDVAMASAGVTLIKGDLRGIAKARRLSRATMRNIRQNLFFAFAYNALGVPLAAGVLYPIFGVLLSPMIASAAMSCSSLSVIGNALRLRRLPL; this is translated from the coding sequence ATGCACAAGCCGTCGCTGCCTGACGATGCGGTCGCCATAGACCCCGTCTGTGGGATGAAGGTGAACCGCGTGGCGCCCAAGGGCGGCACGCACGAGCACGCTGGGCAGACGTACTACTTCTGCAATCCCAGGTGTCGAGAGAAGTTTGGCTCGGACCCGGCGAAGTACCTCGCCCCGGTACCGGCAAGTCCGCCGACGCCCAAGAGCGAAGGGCAGGGCGGCGTGTACACGTGCCCGATGCACCCGGAGGTGCGGCAGACGGGTCCCGGCACCTGTCCCGATTGCGGCATGGCGTTGGAGCCGATCGACGTCACTGCCGAGGAAACCAGTCCCGAACTCGCCGATATGACGCGCCGCTTCTGGGTCTGCGTCGTGTTGGCGGTGCCGGTGTTCTGCCTGGCCATGTCGGAGATGGTGCCTGCATTGCCGGTTGTGCACACATTGTCACCGCGTCTACTCACATGGATACAGCTTTTGCTCGCCACGCCGGTTGTGTTGTGGGGTGGGCGGCCGTTCTTCGAGCGCGGGTGGACTTCGATTGTGACGCGCCGGCCGAACATGTTCACTCTGATCGCGATCGGCACCGGCACGGCCTACGCGTTCAGCGTCGTCGCCACGGTCGCGCCGAATATTTTCCCGGCAGCGTTCCGCGGGCACGGCGGAACGATTGCGGTCTACTTCGAGTCGGCGGCGGTGATCGTCACACTGGTATTGCTCGGGCAGGTGCTCGAACTGCGTGCTCGCAGTCAGACCAATAGTGCGATCCGTGCGCTGCTCACCTTGACGCCGGAGACCGCGCGAGTCGTGCGCTTCGACGGGACAGAAGAAGACATTGCAATTGATGCCGTGCTGGTCGGCGATCAGCTGCGCGTGCGGCCCGGCGAGAAGATCCCGGTGGATGGGGTGGTGGTGTCAGGAGTAAGCGCGATCGATGAGTCGATGATCACCGGCGAGTCTATTCCAGTGGAGAAGCGTGCCGGCGATCGTGTGATTGGCGCGACCCTCAACAGTACCGGCGCATTCATCATGCGAGCGGAACGGGTCGGCGGCGAGACACTGCTGGCGCAGATCGTGCGCATGGTGGGCGACGCGCAACGCAGCCGCGCACCGATCCAACGGCTCGCTGATACAGTGTCGGGTTACTTCGTACCGGCCGTGGTTATCAGCGCGGCGATCACGTTCATCGTGTGGGCCACAATCGGGCCCGACCCACGAATGGCGTACGCGTTAGTGAACGCGGTAGCGGTCTTGATCATCGCCTGTCCCTGCGCTCTCGGGTTGGCGACGCCGATGTCGATCATGGTGGCTACCGGGCGCGGCGCGCGCGCGGGCGTGCTGATCAAGACTGCGGAGGCGCTGGAAATCTTCGAGCGCGTCGACACGTTGGTGGTCGACAAAACGGGAACGCTCACCGAAGGACGACCAAAGCTGTTGTCGGTGATTGCCGTCAACGGTTGGGATGAGGGAGAGCTGCTACACCTGGCGGCGAGCCTCGAACGCAACAGCGAGCATCCCCTGGCGTCGGCGATCGTCGGTGGCGCCGCGCAACGCCAGTTGCTGCTGGCAGACGCGATGGACTTTCGTAGTGTGACCGGTCAAGGCGTTACGGGCCTGGTGGAGAACCATCGGGTGGCGCTCGGCAACGCGCAACTGTTTGCCGCACTGCAGATTGACCTCGGTGCGTTGGCGTCACTGGCGGAGGATCTCCAGCGCAGCGCACAAACAGCGATGTTCGTTGCCATTGATGACCGAGTGGTGGGACTGCTTGGCGTAGCCGATCCGGTGAAGGCGTCGACGCCGGAAGCGATTCGACAGTTGCAAGGCGACGGCGTGCGGATCGTCATGCTCAGCGGCGACAACCGCACCACGGCGGAGGCAGTGGCACGCCAGCTTGGGATCGACGAGGTCGAGGCGGAGGTGTTACCGGCGCAGAAGGCAGAGATCGTGAAACGCGCGCAAGCCGCCGGTCACATCGTGGCGATGGCGGGCGACGGCATCAACGATGCCCCGGCATTGGCGCAAGCTCATGTCGGCATCGCGATGGGTACGGGCACTGACGTCGCGATGGCGAGTGCGGGGGTCACCCTGATCAAGGGCGATCTGCGTGGCATCGCCAAGGCGCGTCGCCTGAGCCGCGCGACGATGCGCAACATTCGCCAGAATTTGTTCTTCGCCTTCGCCTACAACGCGCTGGGAGTTCCGCTGGCCGCCGGGGTTTTGTATCCGATCTTCGGCGTGCTGCTCAGCCCGATGATCGCGAGCGCCGCGATGAGCTGCAGTTCGCTCAGCGTCATCGGCAACGCTCTGCGGCTGCGGCGGCTGCCGCTCTGA
- a CDS encoding porin: MRTQSVRRRWWIVAIILTGVLAAALTAPAADSSPPDPTPDEVKRRLKELEEQVDRLNHESRQHEVQIDNQIRNPLAQWKDGFYISSADNRFKLRIGAYTQFDGRFFVNDEANQNTNQFLIRRARLDLQGTVFKYFDFRILPDFGGSSVQIYDSYLDFNYFPEAKLRFGKFKPPVGLERLQSATSLMFVERGLPTNLLPNRDIGVQFFGDVFDGAVGYQLGIVNGVPDNLNPTNVNDTNDDKDFVGRVFALPFTSTDLSALKSLGVGVAGSYGRQGGNTSTPDVPTYKSTGQATFFSFNGAVTNATDPTKNLGPVIASGQRSRVSPQAYYYVGPFGALFEYVYESQEYKRDKKTATFGNDAWQVAASYVLTGEPASYKGVTPFRPFQPLDDGGWGPGAFELAGRYGEIDIDSDVYSTGFADKTKSAHRATEFVLGGNWYLNKNVKVVLDYAQTEFADGAKKGNRPNEYVIESRVQLAF, from the coding sequence ATGCGTACCCAATCCGTTCGCCGCCGGTGGTGGATTGTAGCCATCATCCTGACCGGGGTGCTGGCCGCGGCGCTGACCGCGCCGGCAGCAGACAGCTCACCACCCGATCCCACACCAGACGAGGTAAAGCGTCGACTGAAGGAGTTGGAGGAGCAAGTCGACCGCCTCAACCACGAGTCGCGCCAACATGAGGTGCAGATCGACAACCAGATCCGCAACCCATTGGCGCAATGGAAAGACGGCTTCTATATCAGCTCGGCCGACAACCGCTTCAAGCTGAGAATCGGCGCCTACACGCAGTTCGACGGACGCTTCTTTGTCAACGACGAAGCCAACCAGAACACCAACCAGTTCCTTATCCGGCGCGCCCGGCTCGACTTGCAGGGCACCGTCTTCAAGTATTTCGATTTCCGCATCTTGCCCGATTTCGGCGGAAGTAGCGTCCAGATCTACGATTCTTATCTGGACTTCAACTATTTCCCCGAGGCCAAGCTACGCTTCGGCAAATTCAAACCGCCGGTTGGTCTCGAGCGGCTGCAATCCGCTACGTCGCTCATGTTCGTGGAGCGCGGCCTGCCCACCAATCTGCTGCCGAACCGCGACATCGGTGTACAGTTCTTCGGCGACGTATTCGACGGTGCCGTCGGCTATCAGCTCGGCATCGTCAACGGCGTGCCCGACAATCTGAACCCGACCAACGTCAACGACACGAACGACGACAAGGACTTCGTCGGGCGCGTGTTCGCGTTACCCTTCACGAGCACAGACCTCAGCGCACTGAAGAGTCTCGGGGTTGGCGTCGCCGGCTCGTACGGCCGTCAGGGTGGTAACACCTCGACTCCCGATGTCCCGACTTACAAGTCCACGGGACAGGCCACGTTCTTTAGTTTCAACGGCGCGGTCACCAACGCGACCGACCCCACCAAGAATCTCGGGCCGGTGATTGCCTCCGGCCAACGGTCGCGCGTGTCACCGCAGGCCTACTACTACGTCGGCCCATTCGGCGCGCTCTTCGAGTACGTCTACGAATCGCAGGAATACAAACGCGACAAGAAGACTGCCACGTTCGGCAACGATGCGTGGCAAGTGGCGGCCTCCTATGTCCTGACGGGCGAGCCAGCGTCGTACAAGGGCGTGACGCCGTTCCGCCCGTTCCAGCCGCTCGACGACGGTGGTTGGGGACCAGGTGCGTTCGAACTCGCTGGGCGCTATGGCGAGATCGACATCGACTCCGACGTGTACTCGACTGGCTTTGCCGACAAGACCAAGTCGGCACATCGGGCCACTGAGTTCGTGCTCGGTGGCAATTGGTACCTGAACAAGAACGTCAAGGTGGTGCTGGACTACGCCCAGACCGAATTCGCCGACGGTGCGAAGAAAGGAAATCGACCGAACGAATACGTTATCGAGAGCCGGGTTCAGCTCGCGTTCTGA
- a CDS encoding VCBS repeat-containing protein encodes MIRCKAILPACAIALLFADLAMAQIFFEPAPTIPVARQPDYFAVADFDGDGTADLAISSAIDKTVTVLLGSPSGFRVGTARQLGQLLKGLAAGDLNQDSRPDLVIADERSNGVWLLLGNGDGSFGTPALITVGGDPHGVAIGDFDGANGADLAITDSHNNVVVVLLNQGGGSGTFTAGGTFPAGSKPGPIVSTHLNADGFLDLAILSELGNGPHTVTVLLGGAGGVGANFTALSGFVVGAGADALALGDLNSDGKADLLTANPFSRRNGTDLSLLRGRGTGFFDFGSFAVCPADRDPDRPACFARSVAAADFDSDGLVDLAAGVTNGRSVGQGDVVRIFAGTGSGTFSEGPLFATDLIPQTIAAADFTGDGLIDVAVGSVASNAGSTLQLLVNRPGAAIEIAAPVGQWGNIVNVGVTLKATTALVASVQNEITFDVTTPLLSCAVNPAINKGDSNFQFLPTGCIVGSTCQAVRVVIIGLGNLDPIPDGSVLYTCTATIHNDAVPGLHPLVAGAVNVSDPDGQILPSRADDGAIAVACTGDCDFSGQLTVDELIKGVNIALGNATLAGCVAFDINGDGQVTIDELIAAVNIALTGCVAPAPTATFTPSPTATPTPTATASFTSTPTATPTASPTPTPTATQTPTFTPTATDTPTATPTTTTTPTNTFTATPTDTPTATPTSTDTPTATPTNTPTATPTPTETPTATPTDTPTATPTDTPTATPTATPTATPTPTDTPTQTPTDTPTQTPTATPTPTDTPTQTPTDTATTTPTETPTATPTPTDTPTDTPTDTPTDTPTDTPTATPTATDTPTDTPTATPTATDTPTDTPTATPTETPTMTPTATDTPTETPTQTPTDTGTETPTETPVPTDTPTSTPTDTETPTATETVTLAPTDTPTETPTETPTETPTETPTETPTP; translated from the coding sequence ATGATCCGTTGCAAGGCCATCCTCCCCGCTTGCGCCATCGCGCTGCTGTTCGCCGATTTGGCGATGGCCCAGATCTTCTTTGAGCCCGCTCCAACCATTCCAGTAGCTCGCCAGCCCGACTACTTTGCGGTCGCGGACTTCGACGGCGACGGCACCGCAGACTTGGCAATCAGTAGCGCGATAGACAAGACGGTCACGGTCTTGCTGGGTTCTCCGAGCGGCTTCCGGGTCGGCACCGCCCGCCAACTCGGCCAACTCCTGAAAGGTTTGGCGGCGGGCGACCTCAATCAGGACAGCCGACCCGATCTTGTGATCGCCGACGAGCGATCAAATGGAGTGTGGCTGCTGCTCGGCAACGGCGATGGCTCGTTTGGTACCCCTGCGCTAATCACCGTCGGGGGTGACCCGCACGGTGTGGCCATCGGCGATTTCGACGGCGCAAACGGTGCAGACCTTGCCATCACCGATTCGCACAACAACGTCGTCGTCGTACTCCTCAATCAAGGCGGGGGTAGCGGGACGTTCACGGCTGGCGGCACCTTTCCCGCCGGATCGAAGCCCGGACCGATTGTATCAACTCATCTCAACGCTGATGGCTTCCTCGATCTCGCAATATTGAGCGAACTCGGCAACGGCCCCCATACGGTGACGGTGCTTCTGGGAGGGGCCGGCGGCGTAGGGGCGAACTTCACTGCGCTGAGCGGCTTCGTAGTCGGTGCCGGTGCCGATGCGCTGGCGCTGGGAGATCTCAACAGTGACGGTAAGGCCGACCTGCTAACCGCGAACCCCTTCTCGCGTCGCAACGGCACGGATCTGAGTCTTCTGCGGGGCCGCGGGACGGGGTTTTTTGATTTCGGATCCTTCGCTGTGTGTCCGGCCGATCGCGATCCGGATCGGCCGGCGTGCTTTGCGCGCTCAGTCGCCGCCGCCGACTTTGATAGCGACGGTCTCGTTGACTTGGCCGCCGGCGTCACCAACGGGCGATCGGTTGGGCAAGGTGACGTCGTTCGCATCTTCGCCGGCACCGGATCCGGCACCTTCAGCGAAGGGCCCCTGTTCGCCACCGATCTGATTCCACAGACAATCGCCGCCGCGGACTTCACCGGCGACGGCCTTATTGACGTTGCGGTGGGATCGGTCGCATCTAATGCGGGGAGCACGCTGCAGCTACTGGTGAACCGCCCCGGCGCGGCAATCGAGATCGCGGCGCCCGTAGGCCAGTGGGGCAACATCGTCAACGTCGGCGTGACTCTCAAAGCTACGACCGCCTTGGTGGCGTCGGTACAGAACGAGATCACCTTCGACGTCACGACGCCGCTGTTGTCCTGCGCCGTCAATCCGGCGATCAACAAAGGCGACAGCAACTTCCAGTTTCTCCCCACCGGTTGCATCGTGGGCAGCACCTGTCAGGCGGTGCGAGTGGTCATCATTGGTCTCGGTAATCTCGATCCGATTCCGGATGGCTCGGTGTTGTACACATGCACCGCCACGATTCACAACGACGCAGTGCCGGGATTGCATCCGTTGGTGGCCGGCGCCGTCAACGTCAGCGACCCCGACGGTCAAATCCTACCGTCTCGCGCCGACGATGGTGCGATCGCGGTGGCCTGCACTGGCGATTGCGACTTCAGTGGTCAGCTCACGGTCGACGAGTTGATTAAGGGTGTCAACATCGCGCTCGGCAACGCGACGCTCGCCGGTTGCGTTGCCTTTGACATCAACGGCGACGGCCAGGTGACGATTGACGAGCTCATCGCGGCGGTCAACATAGCCCTCACCGGTTGCGTTGCCCCTGCCCCGACGGCGACCTTCACTCCATCCCCGACCGCGACACCGACACCCACCGCGACGGCATCCTTCACCAGCACGCCGACGGCTACGCCGACCGCGAGTCCGACGCCGACGCCAACTGCGACCCAAACACCTACATTTACTCCGACAGCCACCGACACCCCGACGGCCACTCCGACTACCACCACGACACCGACCAACACCTTCACAGCGACCCCAACCGATACCCCGACGGCCACCCCAACCTCCACAGACACGCCCACCGCGACACCGACCAATACGCCGACGGCCACGCCAACTCCGACCGAGACCCCCACGGCAACGCCAACGGATACACCGACCGCGACCCCGACTGACACACCTACGGCAACGCCAACCGCGACCCCGACCGCGACGCCAACGCCCACGGATACGCCGACGCAGACTCCCACTGACACGCCGACGCAAACACCCACGGCGACACCCACACCGACCGATACGCCGACGCAGACTCCGACGGACACAGCGACAACAACGCCCACGGAAACCCCAACCGCCACACCGACGCCGACCGATACGCCGACCGATACGCCGACCGATACGCCGACCGATACACCCACCGATACCCCGACTGCGACACCCACCGCGACGGATACGCCAACCGATACCCCGACTGCGACACCCACCGCGACGGATACGCCAACCGACACCCCGACCGCGACTCCGACTGAAACGCCTACGATGACGCCGACCGCCACCGACACGCCAACAGAGACGCCAACTCAAACACCGACCGACACCGGTACGGAGACGCCCACCGAAACACCCGTCCCGACTGACACGCCGACCAGCACGCCCACTGATACGGAAACTCCCACCGCCACCGAGACTGTGACCCTGGCACCGACCGACACACCAACGGAGACGCCGACCGAAACGCCGACCGAAACGCCGACGGAGACACCGACCGAGACGCCCACGCCATAG
- the cysW gene encoding sulfate ABC transporter permease subunit CysW, translated as MSLELAVTTAKVGQRRAQEDPFAIRWTLITAAMLVMGVLVVIPLVNVFYEAFRRGPGVYWNSLFADPDTTSAILLTLRVAPVAVVLNVVFGVAAAWLIARFRFRGRTLLTALIDLPFAVSPVVAGLIFVLIFGLQGYLGPWLREHDIKIIFATPGLILATAFVTFPFVARELIPLMEAIGTEEEIAAVSLGARALQMFRRVTLPNIKWGLLYGVILCNARAMGEFGAVYVVSGHITGQTDTMPLRVEKLFQEYNMPGAFALASLLSSLALVTLAVKTALEWQTRRELESRLRGSPLNQPSGPIPSTPRLHLKSPEDSIDDVPRSEEDRRVGISVKNITKHFGDFVALDDVSLEVPHGSLVALLGPSGSGKTTLLRIIAGLDMPDEGAIHYQDEDATSRSARDRNVGFVFQHYALFRHMTVFENVAFGLRVRRWPEKRIQERVHELLRLIQLDDLGRQAPSQLSGGQRQRVALARALAAEPKVLLLDEPFGALDAKVRQELRQWLRKLHDEIHVTSVFVTHDQEEAFEVSDRVVVMNRGRIEQQGSPQEVFDHPANAFVMDFLGNVNVFHGRVAEGFAKFGLDLTPSGSPHDPAKPVTAYVRPHELEIDRIPRGNSSLKAEVVRINAAGAAVKVEVAAQEFGININVEIGQEQHARLNLRPGDRVFVFPRRVRVFVQDYTI; from the coding sequence ATGTCGCTTGAACTTGCGGTCACCACCGCGAAAGTAGGGCAGCGGCGCGCGCAGGAGGATCCCTTCGCGATCCGCTGGACGTTGATCACCGCCGCCATGCTGGTGATGGGCGTGCTCGTGGTCATCCCGCTCGTCAATGTATTTTACGAGGCCTTTCGGCGCGGGCCCGGCGTGTACTGGAACAGTCTGTTTGCGGACCCCGACACGACAAGTGCCATCCTGCTCACACTGCGCGTGGCTCCGGTGGCAGTTGTGCTTAACGTAGTCTTCGGCGTCGCCGCCGCCTGGTTGATCGCCCGCTTCCGCTTTCGCGGCCGTACGCTCCTGACCGCCCTGATCGATCTCCCGTTCGCCGTCTCGCCGGTGGTTGCCGGGCTGATCTTCGTGTTGATCTTTGGCCTGCAAGGCTATCTCGGGCCGTGGCTCCGCGAGCACGACATCAAGATCATCTTCGCTACCCCCGGGCTGATTCTCGCAACCGCATTCGTGACGTTTCCGTTCGTTGCCCGCGAGCTGATTCCGCTGATGGAGGCGATCGGCACCGAGGAGGAGATCGCGGCGGTGAGTCTCGGCGCCCGGGCGTTGCAGATGTTCCGGAGAGTGACTCTGCCGAACATCAAGTGGGGCCTGCTGTACGGCGTGATCTTGTGCAACGCGCGCGCGATGGGCGAGTTCGGTGCGGTATATGTGGTCTCCGGCCACATAACCGGTCAGACCGACACCATGCCGCTGCGCGTGGAGAAGCTATTCCAGGAGTACAACATGCCTGGAGCCTTCGCCCTTGCGTCGCTGCTGTCGTCGTTGGCGCTGGTGACGCTGGCGGTGAAGACGGCGCTCGAGTGGCAGACCCGCCGCGAGCTCGAGAGTCGCTTGCGCGGAAGTCCCCTCAACCAACCATCAGGGCCGATTCCGTCCACTCCGCGTCTGCATCTGAAATCGCCGGAGGACTCGATCGACGATGTACCTCGCAGCGAGGAGGATCGCCGCGTGGGGATCTCGGTCAAGAACATCACGAAGCACTTCGGTGACTTCGTCGCACTCGACGACGTCAGCCTCGAAGTACCGCATGGGTCCTTGGTGGCGCTACTTGGACCGTCGGGCTCAGGTAAAACAACATTGCTCCGCATCATTGCCGGTCTCGACATGCCCGACGAGGGCGCCATCCACTACCAGGACGAAGACGCCACCAGTCGCTCGGCGCGCGATCGCAACGTCGGATTCGTGTTTCAGCATTACGCATTGTTTCGCCACATGACCGTGTTTGAAAACGTCGCCTTCGGCTTGCGCGTGCGGCGGTGGCCGGAGAAGCGGATTCAAGAGCGTGTGCACGAACTGTTGCGCCTCATTCAGCTCGACGATCTCGGACGACAGGCGCCGTCGCAACTCTCGGGCGGTCAGCGCCAGCGCGTCGCGCTCGCCCGCGCCTTGGCAGCCGAGCCCAAGGTGCTGCTGCTCGACGAGCCCTTCGGCGCGCTCGACGCCAAGGTGCGCCAAGAGCTGCGGCAATGGCTGCGCAAGTTGCACGATGAGATCCACGTCACCAGCGTATTCGTCACGCACGACCAAGAGGAAGCGTTTGAGGTTTCCGATCGCGTCGTGGTGATGAATCGCGGCCGCATCGAGCAGCAAGGCAGCCCGCAGGAAGTGTTCGACCATCCGGCGAATGCCTTCGTCATGGACTTCCTCGGCAACGTCAACGTCTTCCATGGTCGCGTGGCCGAAGGCTTTGCCAAATTCGGTCTCGATCTCACGCCGTCGGGCTCTCCGCATGACCCGGCGAAGCCGGTCACCGCCTACGTGCGGCCGCACGAGTTGGAGATCGACCGCATCCCGCGCGGCAACTCCAGTCTGAAAGCAGAAGTGGTGCGCATCAACGCCGCCGGCGCGGCGGTGAAGGTCGAGGTCGCCGCCCAGGAATTCGGCATCAACATCAACGTCGAGATCGGCCAGGAACAGCACGCGCGGCTCAATCTGCGGCCGGGAGACCGCGTCTTCGTCTTTCCCCGCCGAGTGCGTGTGTTCGTGCAAGACTACACAATTTGA